The nucleotide sequence CACGCGCTGACCCGGCGCCGAGGCCTTGCCGGCCATGATCGCCGCGGTGGCGGCGGCGCCGGCGCCTTCCACGATTAGCCGCTCTTCGGTGGCCAGGCCTTTCATGGCCCGCGCCAGGTCGTCTTCGCTGACGGTGACTATGTAGTCCACGACCTGCTTCACCAGCGGGAACGTGATGCTGCCGGCCTCGATGTTCCCGGTGAGGCCGTCGGCGAGCGACTGCCGCGGCGTGATCTCGGTGATGCGCCCGGCCTCCAGGCTCAGCGTGAACGGAGACGACGCTTCGACTTCGACGCCGACAATGGTCACGCGCGGCGCCGCGGCCTTGAGCGCGAGGCCCATGCCGCTGGCGAGACCGCCGCCGCCCAGCGGGATCACCACCACGTCGAAGCCCGCCATCGCCTCGACGATCTCGAGGCCGATCGTGCCGGCGCCGGCGATCACGTCGGGGTGGTTGTACGGGGACACATACACCGCGCCTTCGGCCACCGCGTACTGCCTGGCCTGTTTCTCGGCGGCGTCGTAGTCGTCGCACTCGCCGTGGAGCACGGCGCCATGGCGGCGAATCGCGTTCTTCTTCGCTTCAGGCGCGCCGGCCGGCGTGAAGACCACGCACGCCATGCCCAGCCGCTCCGCCGCCAGCGCCAACGCGCGCCCATGATTGCCGGCCGAGGCCGTGA is from Vicinamibacterales bacterium and encodes:
- a CDS encoding pyridoxal-phosphate dependent enzyme; translation: MMLPTALDIYEARRRLAPHLQPTPLLPSHWLSSIADGSVFLKIESLNLSNSFKIRGALNAALRLIEPADDGAPVSPRDLTIVTASAGNHGRALALAAERLGMACVVFTPAGAPEAKKNAIRRHGAVLHGECDDYDAAEKQARQYAVAEGAVYVSPYNHPDVIAGAGTIGLEIVEAMAGFDVVVIPLGGGGLASGMGLALKAAAPRVTIVGVEVEASSPFTLSLEAGRITEITPRQSLADGLTGNIEAGSITFPLVKQVVDYIVTVSEDDLARAMKGLATEERLIVEGAGAAATAAIMAGKASAPGQRVVTMISGSNVDLPKWLFTIS